The Desulfomonilia bacterium DNA segment TAATGCATTTCTTCGGTCGCGCTTCTTGTTGGCTTCGAATTTATCTTGCCAGAAGTCTTTTCTTGTTTTTGGTTTAGTTGAATATTTGCAACCGTGCTGATGCCAAAAACACCCATGAATGAAAATAACTGCTTTATATTTCGGAAAAACTAAGTCAGGTGATCCAGGTAACCGTTTATCATTAATCACATATCGAAATCCGATATTATGAAGTGCTCTTCTTAAGGTCATCTCTGGTTTTGTGTTTTTCTGACCGACAGCAGACATGATCTTCGAACGAGTCTTTTTATCTACAGTGTCCATTAATTAATTGTTCTCACAATGTTTTTTGAGAAATCAGATACAGGTATCATTCTAATATTGTTCAAGATAATTTACCAGGAACAATAAATATTAATTACCTTGTTCAGCAATATGACATATAATACTTCTGCCAATAAGTTTGCCCAATTGGACTGGTACTGCATTGCCGATAAGTCTACCGACAATTTTTTTCGAGAGTGGTTTGTTTTTGGGTGCAAAGACATAATCACAAGGAAAACTCTGTAAAATTGCACCTTCTCGGAGAGATATAGCACGATCCTGTTCTGGATGGCCGAA contains these protein-coding regions:
- a CDS encoding very short patch repair endonuclease, encoding MDTVDKKTRSKIMSAVGQKNTKPEMTLRRALHNIGFRYVINDKRLPGSPDLVFPKYKAVIFIHGCFWHQHGCKYSTKPKTRKDFWQDKFEANKKRDRRNALEIRKLGWRVKIVWECQLRGDSNQVHKQVSAIIKWLED